The window ATAACATAAAAATCAGAACCATCTGTTAAGGCAACTAAACTTTTATTTTCTTCATCAACATAAATTTTCTTGACAAAAACATTTTCTTCATCAAAAATAACTATGCTTCTGTTGGCAGTCATATTATCAACTTCCCATGCATTTATTCTTCCTGAAGTACCCGTTGTGTACAAATATTTACCTTTTACAAATTGTAATGATCTAACATCAGTTGATTTACTTCTGAAAGCGTTATAGTAATCCTGATCGAAATTTTTTACAGCATAGAAAAGACCATTGTAAATGTCATTATTACTGTCATAGCCTTCATTATTAATATTATACTTAAATCCAAGATAAGCTAATAGCGCTTGTAATTGATCATCTTCCATTTGCAATGACTTTACAGCCAATGATTGTGCAATAGCTCTTAAACTTAATTGTCTTGTATTCTTTCTTTCTGATTGTAAATCACTATTGATTTTTTCGAGTTCTTTTTGTTGCTCTTGTGCTAATCTTCTTGCTCTACTTTCTTGCTCAGCTTTTAAAGCTAATTCTTGTCTTGCCTGACGCTCAACTTCCTGTGCTTCTTGAGCTAATAAGAAGTTATACTCAGCTTTTTCTCTTTCAGCATTAGCTCTAATACTTGATTTATTTGCCTCAATTCTTCTTCTTTGTGCCTTTAATTCACTTTCTTTTGCTCTTTCTGATTCTCTTTGAGCTTCCAAGGATTTTGCTTCGGCAATTTCTCTTTGTCTCTCTGCAACCCTACTTTGGTTAAAGGCATAGAATAAGAAAACTAATGAAAGCACTGCTGCAGTCCCTAAAATCGTTGCAATAATTTTAGATCTTTTCAAACGCTTTCTTTGAAGCATTTCTTTGGTTTCCAATTCCTTTTTATAGGATTGCTCACTTTTTTCTAGGAATAAAATAACCGCTTCAAAATTGTTTTCATATTGAAGAGCCCACTTAAGTGTTGGTTTAGTATTGTTCCTCCATTCTATAGCTAATTGTAAATCAGGTGGTCTCCATAAACCACCACTACCGTTTTGGTATTTGTTGGCTGCTTCTGATAGTCTAAGATAAATTCTAGCAGATTGAGATTCTTGCTGTACCCAGTTTCTCAATCTATACCAAACCCTCATCAAAGCCTCGTGACTTATATCGATTACGGATTCGCTGGTTAATTCAACTTCCTCACGAGGAGTTAAGAGTGCTCTACCTTGAATTCTAAATTTATCGATGATTTTAATCAGCACATGTTCTTCTTCATCCACAATTTGAGAAATCTCTCGAAGTGGGGTTGGCCTTCTAATACCATCATTATCACTTCTTTTTTCGGTGATAGTCTTAAATAATTTCTCGCAGATCTCCTTCTCTTCTTCATTTAATTCATAAAAAGCTTCATCCGCGTGTCGTGATAAAGCTTCATTAACTCCTCCAATTGCCTCATAATGAATGTAATCAAGCTGATCTTTATCATTTCCTGAGTCAGACCAATAATCCCATGTTCTCATTAATGCATGCTGCAATACTGGTAATTGATCAAACCGATCCCCCATATCGTTTAATAACCTTTGGACTAATCGATTTGATATTTTTGCATCACCTACAGCAACTGGCCCCGTAATAACAAGCTTCTTTTGTTCACGGGTCATTTGAGGTATCAAATAGTGACTATCATTAATTTTATTGGTTAATTCTGGAAACTGTTCACAATCTCCTAGGAAATCGGAACGCATAGATAAAGCAATATAGATTGGGACTTCTGTTTGCTCTATAGCCTCCAAAATCAAATTAACATAAGCTAATGATTCATTAATATGTCGTGGTTCACCTAATTTTCTGAATCTGAATATTTCTTCAAATTGATCCAGATACAATAGTAAGTTTTTGCCTTTTAAATGTTTATTGAGTTTGAATAAGTCAGTTAAGCCTTTGGTGCTTTTATGGAGCACAGCTTCAAATAAATATTCATTGATAAGATTATGGGCAGTATCTAATTCGTCCTCTTTGCTTTTTTGCTCGATATGTTTCTTGAAACCAAGTGCTAAATTTTTAATAGGGTTGAGTCCTGGCTTAGCAGTTATAATTTCCCATTCATTTCCTGCTTTAGAAATAAAGCCTCCATGCAGAGTAGGAATAACACCAGAAAACATTAAAGATGATTTACCTGTACCTGATGAACCGAGAATATTAACAAAACGGTTTTTTTCCAATATAGCTAATACCTCATCACTTTGCCCTTCACGACCAAAATAAAGATAGCTTTCATCTATGCCAAAAGGTCTTAAACCTGGAAATGGATTAAAATTGTTTTCCCTATTATTAATAAAAGTTTCTTGCACTTAAACTGCTAAATTTTGTACTACCTCAAATAATTCTTCTGGTTTGTTTTTTGGAATCAGTTGAAAATCTTTGAGTTTTTCCCGGTTAAATATAGTATTATCATTGAACAAAATATATTTACCTAATATTTCTTTTTCATTTCTAAAACCCGGAGCCTTCTTTATCTCTGCAGACATAGAACTTAACCAAGGTAAATTATTTTTAAAAAATAAAATGAAGAAATAGTCAGCTTTTCTTAATAATTCATAATGTAAATGCCTATAATCAGTCACATTCTCCACATTATCAATTAATTTTAATTCAAATTTCTCTGAAATATTTTTATTCCTCAATAAGTCATCAAAATTCGCTTTATCGATTTTGCTATCAGAAATTACGTAAATTAATTCTTTTAAAGATTCTTTTTCAACCTCAGTACTTATCTTAATTTTAGTAATGTTTTCCTTTACAATTTCTTTAAATTCTTCAATTGTAGATTCAACTGCCTCAATATTGGGGTAAGGCTTTAATTGAACCTTTAATTCACTGTAATGAGCTTTCTTTTCTGGTTTTTGACTTTCAACAGGACTAAACCATATCAGTCTTTTAATATTAGAACATTTATCAAAAGCTTTTTTTCTTTGCTCTCTTGTCAATCCTATAAATTCATCTGGAAAATGAATGGCCAGATCACATTTTTTCATGAAGAACTCCTCTGGATCAGACATATAGTTTGCCTCAATTGAGAAATCTTCATCTGGAAATATCTCAGAGCCATAAGCTTTAAGTTCCCTTTTAATAGTATTTCTGTTATGATAATAAGCTTTATTTTTATCAGAAATAAAGATGGTATTTTTAGGCTCATTTACTTCTTTTGATAGAATTGAAATGGTATCCAATAAAACATCAGCAAATACTTTCCAGTAGTTTTCATTTTCTTGGTATTCACTCCAGCCTTCATAAGTTTCATAATTTTGTTCATTTATTAAGCTATTATCATAAAACCTATAGTAAGTAGGAGTGGAAAGAGATAAAGGTAAATCTTCAATTTTTACAGGTGCTTTGAATACTTTTTTAATCTTAGAATTAATAAGAGGAATGTCAAAATTAAAGGCTTGCTCCAGTTCATTAGAATCTTGATTAAGGTTAGAAGAAAACACCATGGCAGGGGATAATATGTAAAATATTAAATCAGCACGGTCAAAATCATCTTTAGTAATTAATTCTAGCTCATTTTTGTATTCAAATTCAACCGGATTTTCAAGCTGATAAGCTAGTCCAGTTTTTAAAAACTTTACGAAATAATCAACCCATCCCAATTCTTGGTCAGAACCTTTTATATTATCGTTTTGAGTAAACTTTAAGATGATATGTTTCTTTTCTTCTTTCATAATTTCAATCCAATTACCAGTATATCATCTGTTTGTGGATAACCTGATTTCCATTCTTCTATTTCTTCATGCAAAATAGTTTTTTGATCTAATACATCTTTATCATGAATTCTTAGCAATAATTTCTTAAAATTGCCTACCAAATACTTAAAGCCTTTTTCACCTCCAAATTGATCTTGATAACCATCAGAGAATAAATAGAAGGTTCTTTCTTTACCATCTGTTAAATCTAATTGATGTGTAGTAAAGATTCTATCATCTCCTCTTTGTTGGCCACCGATCGCATGTTTATCACCTTTGATTCGAATCAATTCATTATCTTCAATATACATTAGTGGGTTCTTAGCTCCTGCGAAATACAGCTGCTTAGTAGTTTTATTATAAGTGATTAAGGTCATATCCATACCATCATTCACTTGTGTTTCATTTTGACGCAAATCATGTATGATGTCATGGTTCATATCAGTCAATATTTGCCCAGGATCATAAACCTTTTTCAGTTTTGTGATATTATTTAGCAAGTTCA is drawn from Marivirga arenosa and contains these coding sequences:
- a CDS encoding nSTAND1 domain-containing NTPase, yielding MQETFINNRENNFNPFPGLRPFGIDESYLYFGREGQSDEVLAILEKNRFVNILGSSGTGKSSLMFSGVIPTLHGGFISKAGNEWEIITAKPGLNPIKNLALGFKKHIEQKSKEDELDTAHNLINEYLFEAVLHKSTKGLTDLFKLNKHLKGKNLLLYLDQFEEIFRFRKLGEPRHINESLAYVNLILEAIEQTEVPIYIALSMRSDFLGDCEQFPELTNKINDSHYLIPQMTREQKKLVITGPVAVGDAKISNRLVQRLLNDMGDRFDQLPVLQHALMRTWDYWSDSGNDKDQLDYIHYEAIGGVNEALSRHADEAFYELNEEEKEICEKLFKTITEKRSDNDGIRRPTPLREISQIVDEEEHVLIKIIDKFRIQGRALLTPREEVELTSESVIDISHEALMRVWYRLRNWVQQESQSARIYLRLSEAANKYQNGSGGLWRPPDLQLAIEWRNNTKPTLKWALQYENNFEAVILFLEKSEQSYKKELETKEMLQRKRLKRSKIIATILGTAAVLSLVFLFYAFNQSRVAERQREIAEAKSLEAQRESERAKESELKAQRRRIEANKSSIRANAEREKAEYNFLLAQEAQEVERQARQELALKAEQESRARRLAQEQQKELEKINSDLQSERKNTRQLSLRAIAQSLAVKSLQMEDDQLQALLAYLGFKYNINNEGYDSNNDIYNGLFYAVKNFDQDYYNAFRSKSTDVRSLQFVKGKYLYTTGTSGRINAWEVDNMTANRSIVIFDEENVFVKKIYVDEENKSLVALTDGSDFYVIDVSNRIREVKKYSLPDSYAYDISFVKGSTDFYLSASDNNIYKFSNNRIEPFLNTNSRIYDIELLNNDYLATGNTDGKIELWDLNSKESKTVIRDSNNRYIHSLSIGNNILAAGDNSGQVNLFYLNDQYDVTNSITLRGSDGEIMTDITFNEKENQIIAASTKGTIRIWNLNDPDEFPMIINEPGSWVNAIALMDESHIFAGCKDQVFRLYPIKSQLLAETLKEKMSRDITPEEWDRYIGDDLEYDPIFEESKFLDAAR